One genomic segment of Lycium ferocissimum isolate CSIRO_LF1 unplaced genomic scaffold, AGI_CSIRO_Lferr_CH_V1 ctg13079, whole genome shotgun sequence includes these proteins:
- the LOC132042064 gene encoding LIM domain-containing protein WLIM1-like isoform X2, which translates to MTFAGTTQKCSACEKTVYLVDRLAADNRIYHKACFKCYHCKSTLKLSNFNSFEGVIYCRPHFDQLFKRTGSLDKSFEGTPKVSKPEKPVDNEFNRMVPGTKSQVYSQAREKNAWAALKLCIPLRRLL; encoded by the exons ATGACATTCGCAGGAACAACACAAAAATGCAGTGCTTGTGAGAAGACGGTGTATCTGGTGGATCGCCTTGCTGCTGATAACCGCATTTATCACAAGGCTTGCTTCAAGTGCTACCATTGCAAAAGTACTCTCAAG CTCAGCAATTTCAACTCCTTTGAGGGGGTAATATACTGCAGGCCTCACTTTGATCAGCTTTTTAAGAGAACTGGCAGTTTGGACAAGAGCTTTGAAG GAACACCAAAGGTCTCAAAGCCAGAAAAACCTGTGGATAACGAG TTCAACAGAATGGTACCGGGAACAAAGTCTCAAGTCTATTCGCAGGCACGAGAGAAAAATGCGTGGGCTGCACTAAAACTGTGTATCCCATTGAGAAG GTTACTGTGA
- the LOC132042064 gene encoding LIM domain-containing protein WLIM1-like isoform X1 — translation MTFAGTTQKCSACEKTVYLVDRLAADNRIYHKACFKCYHCKSTLKLSNFNSFEGVIYCRPHFDQLFKRTGSLDKSFEGTPKVSKPEKPVDNENGTGNKVSSLFAGTREKCVGCTKTVYPIEKVTVNGTSYHKACFKCTHGGCTISPSNYIAHEGRLYCKHHHIQLFKEKGNYSQLETDHEIEPPLPTNSIQIATES, via the exons ATGACATTCGCAGGAACAACACAAAAATGCAGTGCTTGTGAGAAGACGGTGTATCTGGTGGATCGCCTTGCTGCTGATAACCGCATTTATCACAAGGCTTGCTTCAAGTGCTACCATTGCAAAAGTACTCTCAAG CTCAGCAATTTCAACTCCTTTGAGGGGGTAATATACTGCAGGCCTCACTTTGATCAGCTTTTTAAGAGAACTGGCAGTTTGGACAAGAGCTTTGAAG GAACACCAAAGGTCTCAAAGCCAGAAAAACCTGTGGATAACGAG AATGGTACCGGGAACAAAGTCTCAAGTCTATTCGCAGGCACGAGAGAAAAATGCGTGGGCTGCACTAAAACTGTGTATCCCATTGAGAAG GTTACTGTGAATGGAACATCATACCACAAGGCGTGCTTCAAATGCACTCATGGAGGTTGTACAATAAGCCCATCAAACTACATCGCACATGAAGGCAGGCTTTATTGCAAGCATCATCATATTCAACTCTTCAAGGAAAAAGGCAATTACAGTCAGCTTGAGACTGACCATGAAATAGAGCCTCCACTTCCCACTAATTCCATCCAAATTGCTACAGAATCATaa